Below is a genomic region from Burkholderia pseudomultivorans.
AGCACGCCGCTCTCGGCCGCGCCGGACACGCGCTGCGACGCGTCGGCGATCTGCCGGAACGCGTTGCGCACCGGCGGCAGGTAAGCGCGGCCCGCCGCCGTGAGCAGGATGCCGCGGTTCACGCGTTCGAACAGCTGCACGCCGAGGTGGGTCTCGAGCGTGCGGATCATCTGACTCACCGCGCCGGGCGTGACCGACAGTTCCTCGGCCGCGGATTTCACCGACAGGTGGCGGGCGGCCGCTTCGAACGCACGGAGCGCGTTGAGCGGTGGCAGGCGGGAGCGGTTCATTCAGTTTTTCTAAAGCGAACCATCGACGAAATATCGTTTGAGGCGACGTACGTGCGCGAGTAACGTTGCTGCCATGGACTGCATGAACGCGGGCAGCCGGCATGCAATCGTTGCAGTCAACATAGTTCAACTATATCCACGAGGCAATCCGGAGGCCGCCCGGCGTCGAGGAAGCCGACAGGAGCATCGTCATGAACCGTCCGCGCGCATCGCGCTTCTTCTACGGCTGGTACGTCGTCGCGGCCGCCTTCGCCGTGACCTTCGTCGGATTCGGCAGCGCCTATACGTTCAGCGCGTTCGTCGAGCCGCTGCAGCGCGATTTCGCGGCGTCGCGCGGCCAGATCTCGCTGGTGTTCTCGCTCGCCGGCTTCCTGTATTTCGGCTTCGGGATCGTCAGCGGGCCGCTCGCCGATCGATTCGGTTCGCGACGGCTTGCGGTCGCCGGCATGTTGCTGACTGCCGCCGGGCTCGCGGCCGCCGGCGCCGCGCACACGCTGCTGCAGGTCTATGCGGCATACGGGCTCGGAGTCGGCTTCGGCGTCGGCTGCGCATACGTGCCGGCCGTCGGCGCCGTGCAGCGCTGGTTCGTGCGGCGCCGCGGCTTCGCGTCGGGGCTCGCGGTCGCGGGGATCGGCGTCGGCACGCTCGTGATGCCGCCGCTCGCGTCCGCGCTGATCGCGCAGCTCGGCTGGCGCGGTGCGTATTTCATGTTGGCCGTGCTGGCGGTCGTGCTCGGCGCAGGGATGTCGCTGCTGATCGAGAATGACCCGCGCGGGCGCGGGCTGCTGCCGGATGGCGATGTCGCTGACCGAGCCGCCGCCGGCGCGTGGCCGTCGCCGCACGATCGCGGCCCGCGTGCGCCGTCCGGCGACGTGCCGGCGCCCAGTACGGCGGTCGCACCGGCCGCGGGCGCAACGGTGCGCGAAGCCGTCATGTCGCGGCCGTTCGCGAGCCTTTACGCGGCCTGCCTCGTCTGCTCGTTCGGCGTGTTCGTGCCGTTCGTGCATCTCGTGCCGTACGCGCTCGATCATGGCGTCGCGCCGGCCGCTGCCGTGCTGCTGCTCGGCGCGATCGGCGTCGGCAGCACGGCCGGACGCTTCTTCCTCGGCGGCCTTGCGGACCGCTTCGGCCGCCGCGCGTCGCTGCTCGCGATGTTCGCCGGCATGGCCGTCGCGCTCGTCGCGTGGGCGGGCGCCGGCACCGTCGCGACGCTCGCCGCGTTCGCGCTCGTGTTCGGCGTGTTCTACGGCGGCTGGGTTGCCGTGCTGCCCGCGGTCGTGATGGACGCCTTCGGCGGGCGCAACGTGAGCGCGATCATCGGCGTGCTCTATACGAGCGTCGCGTTCGGCACGCTAATCGGGCCGGCCGCGGCCGGCTTCATCTACGACGCGGGCGGCGGCTATCTGGTGCCGATCCTGGCCAGCGCCGCCGCGAACGCGATCGCGTGCGCGATCGTCGCGACGACCGGACGCACGCCGTCGGCGGCGCGCGCGGCGGGCGGATAGGCGCGCCGCACGATTTCCGGTAGGGTTGCCGGATCGTGAACCGGCGACGAAACGCGGAGGAGGTGTCATGACGTTCGACGATGTTCGGCAAATCGCGCTTGCGTGGCAGGGCGTCGAGGAAGGCACGTCATACGGCACGCCCGCGCTGAAGGTGAGGCGCAAGATGCTCGCGCGGCTGCG
It encodes:
- a CDS encoding MFS transporter → MNRPRASRFFYGWYVVAAAFAVTFVGFGSAYTFSAFVEPLQRDFAASRGQISLVFSLAGFLYFGFGIVSGPLADRFGSRRLAVAGMLLTAAGLAAAGAAHTLLQVYAAYGLGVGFGVGCAYVPAVGAVQRWFVRRRGFASGLAVAGIGVGTLVMPPLASALIAQLGWRGAYFMLAVLAVVLGAGMSLLIENDPRGRGLLPDGDVADRAAAGAWPSPHDRGPRAPSGDVPAPSTAVAPAAGATVREAVMSRPFASLYAACLVCSFGVFVPFVHLVPYALDHGVAPAAAVLLLGAIGVGSTAGRFFLGGLADRFGRRASLLAMFAGMAVALVAWAGAGTVATLAAFALVFGVFYGGWVAVLPAVVMDAFGGRNVSAIIGVLYTSVAFGTLIGPAAAGFIYDAGGGYLVPILASAAANAIACAIVATTGRTPSAARAAGG